A genome region from Deinococcus depolymerans includes the following:
- a CDS encoding SDR family oxidoreductase: MTPDLRSPAHPAPPASLQGQHVLVTGATGGIGLITARELAARGAHVTIVGRHPERTRDAARQTGAHDTLLADLSELAQVRRAAQEYTDRHGRLDVLVNNAGAFNARRAETREGIEQTWALNHLSPFLLTRELLPLLRQSAAPRVVTVASAAHAMGRVRFDDPEFRRGYGGWAAYAQSKLANILFARELARREPGLRSNSLHPGMVATGFAHNNGGLVSQAYRVVDRFAITPEQGAQTSIHLAADPVTVSGRYFSESREVTPAPQAQDDGAAFRLWILSEGYLD, encoded by the coding sequence ATGACGCCGGACCTCCGCTCCCCCGCCCACCCCGCCCCGCCCGCCTCCCTCCAGGGCCAGCACGTCCTGGTGACCGGCGCCACCGGCGGCATCGGCCTGATCACCGCCCGCGAACTCGCCGCGCGCGGCGCGCACGTCACCATCGTGGGCCGTCACCCCGAACGGACCCGCGACGCCGCCCGGCAGACCGGCGCGCACGACACCCTCCTCGCGGACCTCTCGGAACTCGCGCAGGTGCGCCGGGCCGCGCAGGAGTACACCGACCGCCACGGCCGCCTCGACGTTCTCGTGAACAACGCCGGGGCCTTCAACGCCCGCCGCGCCGAGACCCGCGAGGGCATCGAACAGACCTGGGCGCTCAACCACCTCTCCCCCTTCCTGCTGACCCGCGAGCTGCTGCCCCTGCTGCGCCAGAGCGCCGCGCCGCGCGTCGTCACGGTCGCGTCGGCCGCGCACGCCATGGGCCGCGTCCGCTTCGACGACCCGGAATTCCGCCGCGGGTACGGCGGCTGGGCCGCGTACGCCCAGAGTAAACTCGCCAACATCCTGTTCGCGCGGGAACTGGCGCGGCGTGAACCCGGCCTCCGCAGCAACAGCCTGCACCCCGGCATGGTCGCCACGGGCTTCGCGCACAACAACGGCGGGCTCGTCAGTCAGGCATACCGCGTCGTCGACCGCTTCGCCATCACGCCCGAGCAGGGTGCGCAGACCAGCATTCACCTCGCGGCCGACCCGGTCACGGTGTCCGGGCGGTACTTCAGCGAGTCCCGCGAGGTCACGCCCGCCCCGCAGGCCCAGGACGACGGCGCGGCCTTTCGCCTGTGGATTCTCAGCGAGGGCTACCTCGACTGA
- a CDS encoding cold-shock protein: MAQGRVKWFNVEKGYGFIEHPGNPDVFVHYSAIQSGGFRKLNEGDEVEFEVEAGQGSKGPQAKNVVVTNAAPAPMGGGMGGNRGGSRW; encoded by the coding sequence ATGGCTCAAGGTCGAGTGAAGTGGTTCAACGTTGAAAAAGGCTACGGATTCATCGAGCACCCCGGCAACCCCGACGTGTTCGTGCACTACAGCGCCATCCAGAGCGGCGGGTTCCGCAAGCTCAACGAGGGTGACGAGGTGGAGTTCGAAGTGGAAGCCGGCCAGGGCAGCAAGGGCCCCCAGGCCAAGAACGTGGTCGTCACCAACGCCGCGCCCGCCCCGATGGGCGGCGGCATGGGCGGCAACCGCGGCGGCAGCCGCTGGTAA
- a CDS encoding YhgE/Pip domain-containing protein: MNQPPPPEQPTRRTLNRDYRTLTPAERSLWRYPIMWAAAAAFLFVPLIYVGVYLMSVWDPAGNLPDLPAALVNLDQGTVSRGKQVNVGRELLTELHKDPPVQFRHYPTQAQAEAAVRRGDVYFALTIPADFSRRAVSGSSSEHGLLQLYRAPGLNYYASTVSDRVASAIAEDLNATLGENRWEVVQNSLADVQQGFLDLHDATSRLADGAQTLLDGSGRLASGAATLAGGTTSLASGAGKLAGGARDLSAGVGRLSSGVSTLSGGLRQLEAAAPGEKQLAPLRSGAATLSTSAGSLATGLGKLASGGDQLAAGARKLGSGATQVDTGTSQLAAQLPALAGGLGDLNGGAQALATGAERLSGGLGKAQAGAKQASDGAAQLATGLGKLDTGLGTLQTGAQSLASGAASLGSALKGSPAAQGAQTLQTGAASLATGLEQSKAASAATSRGAQTLATQLPALSSGLGDLNSGATQLQAGAAKLAAGTASAQSGAQKAATGARQLAAGTTQLRSGAQDLATGAGTLAANTRKAAAGATQLAAGAGRLQSGVNTLVSGNLKIKSALGQITARLPAQQDLGALSSGSRTLASSSEQLAAGARRLATGAGTLRAGTTDLQSGARQLRDGLVTLRDKIPTDTEQLGGDPDGLARSVTVHTEDFANVPNNGNAFAPYFIALALWVGATLTTFIFPFLLIPDSGRHTGQVARVLRKLSVPLLIVAGQAGIVVLGVHLMGVQFMNPTQVLLTSLAGSVTFMTVILALNLLFGPAGRVLALILLIVQLAASGGSYPVELSSPVFQAIHNLIPVTEVINALRHAMFGAFEGQYWDFMGRMGLVALIGFIVALLSRRRWVYTPDDRFRSPILTDVG; the protein is encoded by the coding sequence ATGAACCAACCCCCTCCACCCGAACAACCCACCCGGCGCACCCTGAACCGCGACTACCGCACCCTCACCCCCGCCGAACGCAGCCTGTGGCGCTACCCCATCATGTGGGCCGCCGCCGCCGCCTTCCTGTTCGTGCCACTCATCTACGTCGGCGTGTACCTCATGAGCGTCTGGGACCCCGCCGGTAACCTGCCCGACCTGCCCGCCGCCCTCGTCAACCTCGACCAGGGCACCGTCTCACGCGGCAAACAGGTCAACGTCGGCCGTGAACTCCTGACCGAACTGCACAAGGACCCCCCCGTGCAGTTCCGCCACTACCCCACCCAGGCGCAGGCCGAGGCCGCCGTCCGGCGCGGCGACGTGTACTTCGCCCTGACCATCCCCGCCGACTTCAGCCGCCGCGCCGTGAGCGGCAGCAGCAGCGAACACGGCCTGCTCCAGCTGTACCGCGCCCCGGGCCTGAACTACTACGCCAGCACCGTCTCCGACCGCGTCGCCAGCGCCATCGCCGAGGACCTGAACGCCACCCTCGGCGAGAACCGCTGGGAAGTCGTGCAGAACAGCCTCGCCGACGTCCAGCAGGGCTTCCTGGACCTGCACGACGCCACCAGCCGACTCGCCGACGGCGCCCAGACCCTCCTGGACGGCAGCGGCCGCCTCGCCAGCGGCGCCGCCACCCTCGCCGGCGGCACCACCAGCCTCGCCAGCGGCGCCGGCAAACTCGCGGGCGGCGCCCGCGACCTCAGCGCCGGGGTGGGCCGCCTCAGCAGCGGCGTCAGCACCCTCTCCGGCGGCCTGCGCCAGCTCGAGGCCGCCGCCCCCGGCGAGAAACAGCTCGCGCCGCTGCGCAGCGGCGCCGCCACCCTCAGCACCAGCGCCGGTAGCCTCGCCACCGGCCTCGGCAAACTCGCCAGCGGCGGCGACCAGCTCGCCGCCGGCGCCCGAAAACTCGGCAGCGGCGCCACCCAGGTCGACACCGGCACCTCGCAGCTCGCCGCGCAACTCCCGGCCCTGGCCGGCGGCCTGGGCGACCTGAACGGCGGCGCTCAGGCCCTCGCGACCGGCGCCGAACGCCTGAGTGGCGGCCTCGGAAAAGCCCAGGCGGGCGCGAAACAGGCCTCCGACGGCGCCGCGCAACTCGCCACCGGCCTCGGCAAACTCGACACTGGCCTCGGCACCCTCCAGACCGGCGCGCAGTCCCTCGCCAGCGGCGCGGCCAGCCTGGGCAGCGCCCTGAAAGGCAGCCCCGCCGCGCAGGGCGCCCAGACCCTCCAGACCGGCGCCGCCAGCCTCGCCACCGGCCTCGAACAGTCGAAGGCCGCCTCGGCCGCCACCAGCCGGGGCGCACAGACCCTCGCCACGCAACTCCCCGCCCTGAGCAGCGGCCTCGGCGACCTGAACAGCGGCGCCACGCAGCTGCAGGCCGGCGCCGCGAAACTCGCCGCCGGAACCGCCAGCGCCCAGAGCGGCGCGCAGAAGGCCGCCACCGGCGCCAGGCAGCTCGCGGCCGGCACCACCCAGCTCCGCAGCGGCGCCCAGGACCTCGCCACCGGCGCCGGCACCCTCGCCGCCAACACCCGCAAGGCCGCCGCCGGCGCCACCCAGCTCGCCGCCGGCGCCGGGCGCCTCCAGAGCGGCGTGAACACCCTGGTCAGCGGCAACCTGAAGATCAAGAGCGCCCTCGGGCAGATCACCGCCAGACTCCCGGCCCAGCAGGACCTGGGCGCCCTGAGCAGCGGAAGCCGCACCCTCGCCAGCAGCAGCGAACAGCTCGCCGCCGGCGCCCGCAGGCTCGCCACGGGCGCAGGAACCCTCCGCGCCGGCACCACCGACCTGCAGAGCGGCGCCCGCCAACTCCGGGACGGCCTCGTCACGCTGCGCGACAAGATCCCCACCGACACCGAGCAGCTCGGCGGCGACCCCGACGGCCTGGCCCGCAGCGTCACGGTCCACACCGAGGACTTCGCGAACGTTCCCAACAACGGCAACGCCTTCGCGCCGTACTTCATCGCCCTGGCCCTCTGGGTCGGCGCGACCCTGACCACCTTCATCTTCCCGTTCCTGCTGATTCCCGACAGCGGCCGCCACACCGGACAGGTCGCCCGCGTCCTGCGCAAACTCAGCGTGCCCCTCCTGATCGTCGCCGGACAGGCCGGCATCGTCGTCCTCGGCGTTCACCTGATGGGCGTGCAGTTCATGAACCCCACCCAGGTCCTGCTGACCAGCCTCGCCGGCTCCGTCACCTTCATGACCGTGATTCTGGCCCTGAACCTGCTGTTCGGCCCGGCCGGGCGCGTCCTGGCCCTGATCCTGCTGATCGTGCAGCTCGCCGCGAGCGGCGGCAGTTACCCCGTGGAACTCTCCAGCCCCGTCTTCCAGGCCATCCACAACCTGATTCCCGTCACGGAAGTCATCAACGCGCTGCGCCACGCCATGTTCGGCGCCTTCGAGGGGCAGTACTGGGACTTCATGGGCCGCATGGGCCTCGTCGCCCTGATCGGCTTCATCGTCGCGCTGCTCAGCCGCCGCCGCTGGGTGTACACCCCCGACGACCGCTTCCGCTCTCCCATCCTCACCGACGTCGGGTAA
- a CDS encoding MFS transporter, translating to MSAPPTPAAAPAISPQVRQLATVGLVVGVFLAALEASVVATAMPSVITDLGGERLYALPFAVYLLTSTVSSPLWGRASDIVGRRRLYLWGVAIFLIGSALCGLSSSMTALILARAVQGLGAGALLPLTLTMIGELYTLAERTRVQSFISGVWGVSGLLGPLLGGWLTESLSWRWTFYASLPFGVAALLLALRFLPETGRPRPARLDWPGALLFTAGSGLLVWGLEQKQWPMVAAGLLILLAAVLVERRHPEPLLPMRALRERLPRVAFAGNLLGGAAYFGVIAYLPLYAQGVSGGGATSAGAILTPMLVGWTLTAILTARLVRTVPLPRIAQAGFAVLVVMFAALTFAVHAPLWVTSVLGFAVGTGMGLAMLSLLLAAQESSAREDLGAVTSGVLFARQMGGALGVALMALLIGSGAIESGGFQLAEGLRRAYLLALGLVATAFTLSLLLRAAPATPARKPAAGSVTPE from the coding sequence GTGAGTGCTCCCCCCACCCCCGCCGCTGCCCCCGCCATCTCGCCGCAGGTACGGCAGCTCGCCACGGTGGGACTGGTGGTGGGCGTGTTCCTGGCGGCGCTGGAGGCCAGCGTGGTCGCCACCGCCATGCCCAGCGTGATCACGGACCTGGGCGGCGAACGCCTGTACGCCCTGCCGTTCGCGGTGTACCTGCTGACCAGCACCGTCTCCAGCCCGCTGTGGGGCCGCGCGAGCGATATCGTCGGGCGGCGCCGCCTCTACCTGTGGGGGGTCGCCATCTTCCTGATCGGGTCGGCCCTGTGCGGCCTGAGTTCCTCCATGACCGCCCTGATCCTCGCGCGGGCCGTGCAGGGCCTCGGTGCCGGCGCACTGCTGCCCCTGACCCTCACCATGATCGGCGAACTGTACACCCTGGCCGAACGGACGCGCGTGCAGTCGTTCATCTCGGGCGTGTGGGGCGTCTCGGGGCTGCTCGGGCCGCTGCTGGGCGGCTGGCTGACCGAGAGCCTCTCGTGGCGCTGGACCTTCTACGCCAGCCTCCCGTTCGGCGTGGCGGCCCTGCTGCTGGCCCTGCGCTTCCTGCCGGAAACCGGGCGGCCCCGCCCCGCGCGGCTCGACTGGCCCGGCGCGCTGCTGTTCACGGCGGGCAGCGGCCTGCTGGTCTGGGGCCTCGAACAGAAGCAGTGGCCCATGGTGGCCGCCGGCCTGCTGATCCTGCTGGCCGCCGTGCTGGTCGAGCGGCGGCACCCGGAGCCGCTGCTGCCCATGCGCGCCCTGCGCGAGCGGCTGCCGCGCGTGGCGTTCGCCGGGAACCTGCTGGGCGGCGCGGCGTACTTCGGCGTGATCGCGTACCTGCCGCTGTACGCGCAGGGCGTCAGTGGGGGCGGCGCGACCTCGGCCGGGGCGATCCTGACCCCCATGCTGGTCGGCTGGACGCTGACCGCCATCCTGACCGCCAGACTGGTCAGGACCGTGCCGCTGCCCCGCATCGCGCAGGCGGGCTTCGCGGTACTGGTCGTCATGTTCGCCGCGCTGACCTTCGCGGTGCACGCGCCGCTGTGGGTGACCAGCGTCCTGGGGTTCGCGGTCGGCACCGGCATGGGACTGGCGATGCTGAGCCTGCTGCTGGCCGCGCAGGAGAGCAGCGCCCGCGAGGACCTGGGGGCCGTCACCAGCGGCGTCCTGTTCGCCCGGCAGATGGGCGGCGCACTCGGCGTGGCCCTGATGGCCCTGCTGATCGGGTCCGGCGCCATCGAGAGCGGCGGGTTCCAGCTCGCCGAGGGACTGCGCCGCGCGTACCTGCTGGCGCTGGGACTGGTCGCCACGGCGTTCACGCTGAGCCTGCTGCTGCGCGCCGCGCCGGCCACACCGGCACGGAAACCGGCAGCCGGGTCCGTCACGCCCGAATGA
- a CDS encoding TetR/AcrR family transcriptional regulator, with product MQTLASAGSRRRLPSADRRQQILSGSESLFTARGFEAVTMGDIARTIGVSRPTIYSYFTSTTDILAELLTARLHDLEERLAPLLAEIHSGERARPFAAILHELVQDQALLTLLQSGSGPAFTRRRQQVLADLEQRLHAHLPSPGPRTPYLLTCITILLHGAAAHAVNAQLDPAATAQLANTLDLLLNTGVQAFTASPAPTAC from the coding sequence ATGCAGACCCTCGCCTCCGCCGGGAGCCGCCGCCGCCTCCCCTCCGCCGACCGAAGGCAACAGATCCTCAGCGGCAGTGAGTCCCTGTTCACCGCCCGCGGCTTCGAGGCCGTCACCATGGGCGACATCGCCCGGACCATCGGCGTCTCCCGCCCCACCATCTACAGCTACTTCACCTCCACCACCGACATCCTCGCCGAACTGCTCACCGCGCGCCTGCACGACCTCGAAGAGCGCCTCGCCCCGCTGCTGGCCGAGATTCACAGCGGGGAACGCGCCCGCCCCTTCGCCGCGATCCTCCACGAACTCGTGCAGGACCAGGCGCTGTTGACCCTGCTCCAGAGCGGCAGCGGCCCGGCCTTCACCCGCCGCCGCCAGCAGGTCCTCGCGGACCTCGAACAGCGCCTGCACGCCCACCTGCCCAGCCCGGGGCCCCGCACCCCCTACCTGCTCACCTGCATCACCATCCTGCTGCACGGCGCGGCCGCCCACGCCGTCAACGCCCAACTGGACCCCGCCGCCACCGCGCAGCTGGCCAACACCCTGGACCTCCTGCTCAACACGGGCGTGCAGGCCTTCACGGCGTCGCCCGCCCCCACCGCCTGCTGA
- a CDS encoding VWA domain-containing protein, whose translation MPRPAPARRRSPRTAALLRGAATLLLGALTPAGSAHAQAGPTSVQLILDASGSMFTRLPGGQTRIAAAQDVLSDLIAALPDRPDLNVGLRLYGARTNAGDAGACQDSALTIPMTGVDRAALLGTVRSTRPRGATPIVYALTQAARDFPTTPGRKLIVLVTDGLESCGGNLQDALKAFRERGIEVELRVIGIDLNDRAAQAFAGVGTFVNTRSAPELAAALGQATAQVAPPATQTLPVTVTLTSGGNPVTSGPTVTLTGTGGRATSLSPASGTYAASVPPGAYTATVSTATDTRTFAGLTVSAGSPNRFTFDLTPTGRVTLTVTPAAPTAGGRATVSFSGAPAATGRPWITLARPGDPDAAYLDWEYVTGTDGTVTLTVPDDTAPHEARYHQANPDGSTRVIGRSAPFTPQRTAASVTAPATAAAGSAIRVGWTGPNNPGDYVTIVPASADPGAYTRYFYTREGNPGTLTTPTAPGAYEVRLNNETSGRVLARAPITLTASAYAVTAPPTATAGSRIQVGWTGPNNPGDYVTIVPRGAPVGAYLAYFYTKDGNPGPLTTPPAPGEYEIRYSTEAASPNPTLASTPIRLTAAAYGLSAPRQGKAGTTIQVNWTGPNNPGDYVTIVPRGAPVGAYLDYFYTRDGNPGALTLPAQPGEYELRYSTEAASPNPTLHSLPFTVTK comes from the coding sequence ATGCCCAGACCTGCCCCTGCCCGCCGCCGGTCCCCCCGCACCGCCGCCCTGCTGCGAGGCGCGGCCACCCTGCTCCTCGGGGCGCTGACCCCCGCCGGCAGCGCCCACGCGCAGGCCGGTCCCACCAGCGTGCAGCTGATCCTGGACGCCTCGGGCAGCATGTTCACGCGCCTGCCCGGCGGGCAGACCCGCATCGCCGCCGCGCAGGACGTCCTGAGCGACCTGATCGCCGCCCTGCCCGACCGCCCGGACCTGAACGTGGGCCTGCGCCTGTACGGCGCCCGCACGAACGCCGGGGACGCCGGCGCCTGCCAGGACAGCGCCCTGACCATCCCCATGACCGGCGTGGACCGCGCCGCGCTGCTGGGCACCGTCCGCAGCACCCGCCCGCGCGGCGCGACGCCCATCGTGTACGCGCTCACGCAGGCCGCCCGCGACTTCCCCACCACGCCCGGCCGGAAGCTCATTGTGCTCGTCACGGACGGCCTGGAATCCTGCGGCGGGAACCTCCAGGACGCCCTGAAAGCCTTCCGGGAACGCGGCATCGAGGTGGAGCTGCGCGTGATCGGCATCGACCTGAACGACCGCGCCGCGCAGGCCTTCGCCGGCGTCGGCACCTTCGTGAACACCCGCAGCGCCCCCGAACTCGCCGCCGCGCTCGGACAGGCCACCGCGCAGGTCGCGCCGCCCGCCACGCAGACCCTGCCCGTCACCGTCACCCTCACCAGCGGCGGCAACCCCGTCACCAGCGGCCCCACCGTCACCCTGACCGGCACCGGCGGCCGCGCCACCAGCCTCAGCCCCGCCAGCGGCACGTACGCGGCCAGCGTCCCGCCCGGCGCGTACACCGCCACCGTCAGCACCGCCACCGACACCCGCACCTTCGCGGGCCTGACCGTCAGCGCCGGCAGCCCCAACCGCTTCACGTTCGACCTGACCCCCACCGGCCGCGTCACCCTGACCGTCACGCCCGCCGCGCCCACCGCCGGGGGCCGCGCCACGGTCAGCTTCAGCGGCGCGCCCGCCGCCACCGGCCGCCCCTGGATCACCCTCGCCCGCCCCGGCGACCCCGACGCCGCCTACCTCGACTGGGAGTACGTGACCGGCACGGACGGCACCGTCACCCTGACCGTCCCCGACGACACCGCCCCCCACGAGGCCCGCTACCACCAGGCGAACCCCGACGGCAGCACCCGCGTCATCGGCCGCAGCGCCCCCTTCACGCCGCAACGCACCGCCGCCAGCGTCACCGCGCCTGCCACGGCCGCCGCCGGCAGCGCCATCCGGGTGGGCTGGACCGGTCCGAACAACCCCGGCGACTACGTCACCATCGTGCCCGCCAGCGCCGACCCCGGCGCGTACACCCGCTACTTCTACACGAGAGAAGGCAACCCCGGCACCCTGACCACCCCCACCGCCCCCGGCGCGTACGAGGTCCGGCTGAACAACGAAACCTCCGGCCGCGTCCTGGCCCGCGCGCCCATCACCCTGACCGCCAGCGCCTACGCCGTCACCGCCCCACCCACCGCCACCGCCGGCAGCCGCATCCAGGTCGGCTGGACCGGCCCGAACAACCCCGGCGACTACGTCACCATCGTCCCCAGGGGCGCCCCGGTCGGCGCGTACCTCGCGTACTTCTACACGAAAGACGGCAACCCCGGCCCGCTCACCACGCCCCCCGCCCCCGGCGAGTACGAGATCCGCTACTCCACCGAGGCCGCCAGCCCCAACCCCACCCTCGCCAGCACCCCCATCCGCCTGACCGCCGCCGCGTACGGCCTCAGCGCCCCCCGCCAGGGCAAGGCCGGCACCACCATCCAGGTGAACTGGACCGGCCCGAACAACCCCGGCGACTACGTCACCATCGTTCCCAGGGGCGCCCCCGTCGGCGCGTACCTCGACTACTTCTACACCAGGGACGGCAACCCCGGCGCACTCACCCTGCCCGCCCAGCCCGGCGAGTACGAACTGCGCTACTCCACCGAGGCCGCCAGCCCCAACCCCACCCTGCACAGCCTCCCCTTCACCGTCACGAAGTAG
- the recG gene encoding ATP-dependent DNA helicase RecG, translated as MATVAELREKLRRPLSAELAGGCQNRVVAGGVERLLASPLGNPFPKVREALRGYAELDGPEREAALRGALALLADPDAPKAAPKRAATRTAPPTAAPGERLPLDAEIARLDTGPGGARKLQSLGLHTVRDVLHAYPHRHEDRRALPDLSEVEDGQKVTVEGRVVAKSRRSPKPGMQILDVTLETPSGGRVKATWFNQPWVEKQLREGARLVLTGRVKRFGRSVQLGVEHLETVDGAQDSLSTGRIVGVYDSKDGVSQEFLRRAAHRALLAAPLDDYLPAHWRQKYALTDLGDALWGMHYPADEAQLARATHRLRFDEYLFLELRMLLQGEDAVLEGKRFGAKSEDIHTFEGALPFRFTNAQRRVLLEITDDMRSDRQMARLVQGDVGSGKTAVAACALYLAVRDGYQGALMAPTEILARQHYANLVGYLGKLDVRVGLLIGAMTPKTKLEMQTRIAEGDVDVVVGTQALIQENVRFDNLGLAVVDEEHRFGVQQRRRLLAGRPDVLVMSATPIPRSLALTAYGDLELSIIDELPPGRTPIETKLVQDTARQQAYGFVMRQIREGRQAFVVTALIEENDTLELLAATQLADDLKTILPEARTEVLHGKMSAAEKDFVMDRFRAHDFDLLVSTTVIEVGVDVPNATVMVIENAERFGLAQLHQLRGRVGRGSAQSYCVLIAGEHSKKTRQRLKIIEGSTDGFVIAEADLKLRGPGEIRGTRQSGIPDLRLADLANDTQIIEQARELAKHILAHDPRLEHPRLQYLRSELQNRSQSVAYREVI; from the coding sequence ATGGCGACTGTGGCGGAACTGCGGGAGAAATTGCGGCGGCCCCTGAGCGCCGAACTGGCCGGCGGTTGCCAGAACCGCGTGGTGGCGGGCGGCGTGGAGCGGCTGCTGGCCTCGCCGCTGGGCAATCCCTTCCCGAAGGTGCGCGAGGCCCTGCGCGGGTACGCCGAACTGGACGGCCCGGAGCGGGAGGCGGCCCTGCGGGGAGCGCTGGCGCTGCTGGCCGACCCGGACGCCCCGAAAGCAGCCCCGAAACGCGCCGCGACCCGCACGGCCCCCCCGACCGCCGCGCCCGGCGAGCGCCTGCCGCTGGACGCCGAGATCGCCCGGCTGGACACCGGCCCCGGCGGGGCGCGCAAACTGCAATCCCTGGGCCTGCACACCGTCCGGGACGTGCTGCACGCCTACCCGCACCGCCACGAGGACCGCCGCGCCCTGCCGGACCTGTCGGAAGTCGAGGACGGCCAGAAGGTCACGGTGGAGGGCCGCGTGGTCGCCAAGTCCCGCCGCAGCCCGAAACCCGGCATGCAGATTCTGGACGTGACGCTGGAAACCCCGTCGGGCGGGCGGGTGAAGGCCACGTGGTTCAACCAGCCGTGGGTGGAAAAGCAGCTGCGGGAGGGCGCGCGGCTGGTCCTGACGGGCCGCGTGAAACGCTTCGGGCGCAGCGTGCAGCTGGGGGTCGAGCACCTGGAAACGGTGGACGGCGCGCAGGACAGCCTCAGTACCGGGCGGATCGTGGGCGTGTACGACAGCAAGGACGGCGTCTCGCAGGAATTCCTGCGCCGCGCCGCGCACCGCGCCCTGCTGGCCGCGCCGCTGGACGATTACCTGCCCGCCCACTGGCGGCAGAAGTACGCCCTGACCGACCTGGGAGACGCCCTGTGGGGCATGCACTACCCCGCCGACGAGGCGCAACTGGCCCGCGCGACCCACCGCCTGCGCTTCGACGAGTACCTGTTCCTGGAACTGCGCATGCTGCTGCAGGGTGAGGACGCCGTGCTGGAAGGCAAACGCTTCGGCGCGAAAAGTGAGGACATCCACACCTTCGAGGGTGCGCTGCCGTTCCGCTTCACGAACGCCCAGCGGCGCGTGCTGCTGGAAATCACGGACGACATGCGCAGCGACCGCCAGATGGCCCGCCTCGTGCAGGGGGACGTGGGCAGCGGGAAGACGGCCGTGGCCGCCTGCGCCCTGTACCTCGCCGTGCGCGACGGCTACCAGGGCGCGCTGATGGCCCCCACCGAGATTCTCGCCCGGCAGCACTACGCGAACCTCGTCGGGTACCTGGGCAAACTGGACGTGCGCGTGGGCCTGCTGATCGGCGCGATGACCCCCAAAACGAAACTGGAGATGCAGACCCGCATTGCCGAGGGCGACGTGGACGTCGTGGTCGGCACGCAGGCCCTGATTCAGGAGAACGTGCGCTTCGACAACCTCGGGCTGGCCGTCGTGGACGAGGAACACCGCTTCGGCGTGCAGCAGCGGCGCAGGCTCCTCGCGGGCCGCCCCGACGTGCTCGTCATGAGCGCCACGCCCATCCCCCGCTCGCTGGCACTCACCGCGTACGGCGACCTGGAACTCTCGATCATCGACGAACTGCCGCCCGGCCGCACGCCCATCGAGACGAAACTCGTGCAGGACACCGCCCGGCAGCAGGCGTACGGGTTCGTCATGCGCCAGATCCGCGAGGGACGGCAGGCGTTCGTCGTCACGGCCCTCATCGAGGAGAACGACACGCTGGAACTCCTGGCCGCCACGCAACTCGCCGACGACCTCAAGACCATCCTCCCCGAGGCGCGCACCGAGGTCCTGCACGGCAAGATGAGCGCCGCCGAGAAGGACTTCGTCATGGACCGCTTCCGCGCGCACGACTTCGACCTGCTCGTCTCCACCACCGTCATCGAGGTCGGCGTGGACGTCCCCAACGCCACCGTCATGGTCATCGAGAACGCCGAACGCTTCGGCCTCGCCCAGCTGCACCAGCTGCGCGGCCGCGTCGGCCGAGGCAGCGCCCAGAGTTACTGCGTCCTGATCGCCGGGGAGCACAGCAAGAAAACCCGCCAGCGACTCAAGATCATCGAGGGCAGCACCGACGGCTTCGTGATCGCGGAAGCCGACCTGAAACTGCGCGGCCCCGGCGAGATCCGCGGCACCCGCCAGAGCGGCATCCCGGACCTGCGCCTCGCGGACCTCGCCAACGACACCCAGATCATCGAACAGGCCCGCGAACTCGCCAAGCACATCCTCGCGCACGACCCCAGGCTGGAACACCCCCGCCTCCAGTACCTGCGCAGCGAGTTGCAGAACCGCAGCCAGAGCGTCGCCTACCGCGAAGTGATCTGA
- a CDS encoding gamma carbonic anhydrase family protein: MPRYALDGHVPHIHPTAFTAPSADIIGQVTVAAHASVWFGAVLRGDLEAITVGPSCNVQDGAVLHTDAGWPCILTDHVTVGHRAIVHGAICGPGSLVGMGAVMLSGSSLGAGAVLGAGAVLPEGVHVPDGMLAVGIPARVVRPAPGGGNAARYVQNAARFRQGLTLLPDDTPEPSSPAGPLLRVDGL, encoded by the coding sequence ATGCCGCGCTACGCCCTGGACGGGCACGTCCCCCACATTCACCCCACCGCGTTCACCGCGCCCAGCGCCGACATCATCGGTCAGGTCACGGTCGCGGCGCACGCCAGCGTCTGGTTCGGCGCCGTGCTGCGCGGCGACCTCGAAGCCATCACCGTCGGCCCGTCGTGCAACGTTCAGGACGGCGCGGTGCTGCACACGGACGCCGGCTGGCCCTGCATCCTGACCGACCACGTCACGGTCGGTCACCGCGCCATCGTGCACGGCGCCATCTGCGGACCAGGCAGTCTGGTCGGCATGGGCGCCGTGATGCTCAGCGGCTCCAGTCTGGGGGCCGGCGCGGTCCTGGGGGCCGGCGCGGTCCTGCCGGAGGGAGTGCACGTGCCGGACGGCATGCTGGCCGTCGGGATTCCGGCGCGGGTGGTGCGGCCCGCGCCGGGCGGCGGCAACGCGGCCCGCTACGTGCAGAACGCCGCCCGCTTCCGCCAGGGGCTCACGCTGCTGCCTGACGACACCCCGGAACCGTCCAGCCCGGCCGGGCCGCTTTTGCGGGTGGACGGCCTGTGA